The DNA segment CATTTTTTTCCTGCATCGCACAAAAAAAATGGAAAGATGCCCCAACCGGAATTTTTACCCATCCAGTGGAAATCCACTTACCTCTCCTTACTTGACCAAAGGGCCTTGCCAGGAAAAAAAGAATTTTTAGAAATTAAGTCAGTTGAAGAGACAATTATAGCAATTCGTGATATGGCTGTTAGGGGAGCACCAGCCATTGCCATCACTGGTATTTTTGGACTTACACTTGGTGCCAAAAAAAAATCAGGAAAAGTAAATTCACAAGAAATTGAATCTCTCATAAAACAAGTGTTTGAGTCTAGACCAACTGCAGTGAATCTAAGTTTTGCTTTACAAGAAGCAAAAAAACGAGTGGAAGGGGAAACTCTTTGGGAATCCGTACAAACTGTTTGGGAATCGTTTGCACTAGAGATGATGGTGGATGATCTAAATGCCAACCAAACCTTAGGAAAAAACGGGGCAAATTTATTTCCCAAAAACCAGGAAGAGTTTCATATCATCACACATTGTAATACAGGTGCGCTTGCCACGGCTGGTCATGGAACAGCACTTGGGGTGATCCGAAGCCTACGTGACATGGGAAAAAAGGTAGTTGTTTATGCAGATGAAACTAGGCCATTTTTACAAGGTTCAAGGCTTACTGCTTTTGAGATGATGGAAGAGGGGATCGAATGTTATATCATCACAGATGGAATGTCTGGATGGCTCATGAACCACAGGAAAATTGATGCGGTCCTTGTTGGTTGTGACCGTGTTGCGGCCAATGGGGACACTGCGAATAAAATTGGGACATACAATTTAGCGATTGTTGCCCACGAACATAATGTTCCGTTTTATGTTTGTGCTACAAAGGACAGTTTTGATCTCAATTTAAAAACGGGAGAGGAAATCCCCATTGAAATGCGAAAAGAATCAGAAGTGACCCAGTTTGATTTTTTGAAAACACATGATGGAAAGTATTTATTTCCGGAAGGGAAAACCTCACCCGTTGGTGCAAGAGCTCTCAACCCTTCTTTTGACATCACAAAGGCCAAATTTATCAAAAACTTTATTACAGAATTAGGATGTTTTGTACCTGGAGAGATTCCCATTCGTCTAAAGAATGTATGACGGAAAAAGCGATTTTAGGTGGTGGGTGTTTTTGGTGTACGGAAGCAGTGTACTTACGCATCCAGGGTGTAATTTCCGTAGAATCTGGTTATGCGGGTGGTCAAACACCAAACCCAAGTTATAAGGAAATTTGCACAGGGACCACTGGCCATGCCGAAGTGATCCAAATTGAATATAATCCAGAAGTCATATCCTACTCCAAAATATTGGAGATTTTTTGGGCATCACATGACCCAACCACACTCAATCGGCAAGGGAACGACGTAGGAACACAATACAGATCCGTGATTTTCTATTTGAATGAAAAA comes from the Leptospira ellinghausenii genome and includes:
- the mtnA gene encoding S-methyl-5-thioribose-1-phosphate isomerase, translated to MPQPEFLPIQWKSTYLSLLDQRALPGKKEFLEIKSVEETIIAIRDMAVRGAPAIAITGIFGLTLGAKKKSGKVNSQEIESLIKQVFESRPTAVNLSFALQEAKKRVEGETLWESVQTVWESFALEMMVDDLNANQTLGKNGANLFPKNQEEFHIITHCNTGALATAGHGTALGVIRSLRDMGKKVVVYADETRPFLQGSRLTAFEMMEEGIECYIITDGMSGWLMNHRKIDAVLVGCDRVAANGDTANKIGTYNLAIVAHEHNVPFYVCATKDSFDLNLKTGEEIPIEMRKESEVTQFDFLKTHDGKYLFPEGKTSPVGARALNPSFDITKAKFIKNFITELGCFVPGEIPIRLKNV
- the msrA gene encoding peptide-methionine (S)-S-oxide reductase MsrA, translating into MTEKAILGGGCFWCTEAVYLRIQGVISVESGYAGGQTPNPSYKEICTGTTGHAEVIQIEYNPEVISYSKILEIFWASHDPTTLNRQGNDVGTQYRSVIFYLNEKQKELAVESKRKHAYMFPDPIVTEISPAPSFYKAEDYHQNYFTLNPQNPYCHYVIFPKLKKLGLKLN